Within the Longimicrobiales bacterium genome, the region GACCGTGCGTTCGACGAATGGCTGAGAGCGCGCTACGCCACGCAGCTCGCTGCGGTGGAGGTCGAGGACGGGCGTGCGGGTGGCGCGTTCCTGGAGCGCCTCGCCGAGGGGCGGCGTGCGCTGGAGGGCGGCGAGCTGTCCTCGGCGGAGAGCGCCCTTCGGGACGCGATCACCCTTTTCCCGGATTACACCGGTGCCGACTCGCCGCGTCGCCTGCTCGCGCGCATCCGGCTCCAGCAGGGTGACACGGCCGCGGCGGCGGAGCTGCTCGCGCAGCACGTCGCGGTCGCGGGCACCGACCTGGACGCGCACCGCGAGCTGGCCGGACTGTACGCGTCGCTCGGCGATCACACCCGGGCAGCGGAGGCGCTCGCCCGTGCGGTCTACATCCATCCGTACGACCCCGCTCTCCATCGCGAGATCGCGGCGCATTACGAGGCGATCGGCGACGTGGAGGGGGTGGTGCGTGCGCGCGCGGCACTCGTCGCGCTCGGCCCGGTGGACCGGGCGGAGGCGCTCTACCAGCTCGCGCTCGCACACCACCGCGCAGGCGACGACAGTGCGGCGCGTCGCACGGTGTTGCAGGCCCTCGAGATCGCGCCGAACTACGAGGCCGCGCAGATGCTGCTGCTGGAGGTGCGTCGATGAAGCGCTGGTTCTTCCTCCTGGCGCTGCTCGTGAGCGTTCCGGCGGCGGGTGCGCTGCTCGAAGCGCGCGCGCCCCGGCAGACACAGGACAGGCAGCGCCCGGAGCGCTGGCCGGACAACACGGAGTACGACGGCACGTTCAAGTTCGCGCGCATCTGGTACGACACGCGCGGGTTCCGCCGCTTCGGGGAGCCGCCCTGGCATCACGACTACCCGTTCGCGGAGCGCAACCTTGGCAGCATCCTCGGGGAGCTGACCCTGGTGCGGGCGTTCCGCGAGGGCGGCAACGTGTTCCGGCTGGGCGACCCCGAGCTGTTCCGCTACCCCGTGGCGATCCTGTCCGAGCCGGGGGAATGGGAGCCGAGCGACGAGGAGATCGAGGCACTGCGCGCGTACCTGCAGAAGGGCGGCTTCGTCATGTTCGACGATTTCACGGGTGAGCGTGCGCTGCGCCAGCTCGCGGCGAACATGCAGAAGGCCTGGCCGGGCATCGTCCCGGTCCCGCTCACCAGGGACGCGCCGATCTTCCAGTCCTTCTTCGAGATCGAGACGCTCGAGATGCTGCACCCGTACCGGGGTGTGCCGGCGCAATTCTTCGGCTTCTTCGTGGACAACGACGCATCGAAGCGGATGGTCGCGGTGGCGAACTACAACAACGACCTGGGCGAGCTGTGGGAGTACTCGGCCGAGGGGTTCTTCCCCGTCGACCTGACCAACGAGGCGTACAAGTTCGGCGTGAACTACGTGCTGTACACGCTGACGCGCTAGACGGCAACAACAGGGGGCACGCGTGGCGATGGCATCGGTCGTGACGGAACAGCAGGCAGCGCTCGGTCGGGACGACGTCGAGCTGGCGGAGCGGATGAGTGCGGGCGCGCAGCGTGTCCGGGCCGAGCTGCGCAAGCGCATCATCGGACAGGACGCGGTCATCGACGAGATGCTGCTGACACTCTTCGTGGGTGGCAACTCGCTGATCATCGGCGTGCCCGGCCTCGCGAAAACGCTGCTGGTGCAGTCGCTCGCGCAGGTGCTCACGCTCGATTTCGCGCGCATCCAGTTCACCCCCGACCTGATGCCGTCGGATATCACGGGCACGGACATCCTGCAGGAGGACGAGAACGGCCGCCGCACCATGACGTTCGCGCCGGGCCCCGTGTTCACCAACGTGCTGCTGGCCGATGAGATCAACCGCACGCCCCCCAAGACGCAGTCTGCGCTGCTCGAGGCGATGCAGGAGCACCGGGTCACGGTGCAGGGAAGGACGTACACGCTGGAGGAGCCGTTCCACGTGTTCGCGACGCAGAACCCGATCGAGCTGGAGGGCACGTACCCGCTGCCCGAAGCCCAGCTCGACCGGTTCATGTTCCAGATCGTCATCGACCACATGCCGGAGCAGGACGAGCTCGCAGTCGTGCGGGCGACGACGTCGACGGCCGGCGAAGCACCCCAGCAGGTGATGACGGGCGACGAGTTGCTCGCGTACCAGCAGCTCGTCCGGCGCGTGCCCGTCTCGGACGCGGCACTGCAGTACGCGGTCACCCTCGTACGAAGGACGAGGCCGGGTGACGGGGCACCGCAGCACGTGCGCGACTGGGTCGGCTACGGGGCGAGCGTGCGCGCGGCGCAGTACCTCACGCTCGGGGCCAAGGCGCGGGCGCTGCTCGACGGCCGCACGCACGTCGCGTTCGAGGACGTGCGCGCGCTCGCGCACCCCGTCCTGCGCCACCGCGTGCTGCTCAACTTCCATGCGCAGTCGGAGCGGATCACGCCCGACATGGTGATCGATCAGCTGCTGGACGCGGTCAGCCCGCCCGCGTCGGGGATGCGCTGAGGTGACGACCGCCCGCGCGCTGCCCGGCGCCCGGTTTGTCGATCCGGCCGTGCTCCAGCGCATCGACGACCTGGAGCTGGTCGCCAAGACGGTGGTGGACGGCTTCATCAACGGCCTGCACCGCTCGCCGTACCTCGGGCTGTCGCTCGATTTCGCCGAGCACCGCGCATACATGCCGGGCGATGACATCCGCCGCATCGACTGGCGCCTGTACGCCCGGACCGACCGGTACCACGTGAAGGAGTTCGAGGCGGACACCAATGCGAACTTCGTCGTGCTGCTGGACGTCTCGGGCTCCATGGCGTACCAGGGGACCGGCATCGCGAAGCTGGATTACGCACGCATGCTCGCCGGCTCACTCGCCTACTTCGCATCGCGGCAGCGGGACCGCGTCGGCCTGGTGACCTTCGACGACGACGTCGTCGATTACGTGCCGCCTTCGGCAAAGCACCTCGAGGTCCTGCTGCACACGCTGGAGCGCACGGCGCCGGGGCGCCAGGGCGCGCTCGTGCAGCCGATGCGCAAGATCGTCGAGCTGCTGGGCAGGCGCGGCGTCGTTGCGCTCATCTCCGACCTGTACGAGGAACCGGAGTCGGTTGCCGATGCCGTGCGCGCGCTGCGCTATGCGGGCAACGACGTGATCGTCTTTCACCTGCTCGACCCGACGGAGCTGACGTTCCCGTTCGATGCTGCGCAGAGCTTCGAGGACCTGGAGACCGGCGAGCGGATTCCCGTCGTTCCGGACGCACTGCGCGAGCGCTACCGCCAGATGGTGGAGGCGCACGTGACCACGCTGCGCACACTGCTGCGCGCGGACCGGATCGACTACGCGATGTTCGACACGTCACAGCCTCTCGAGCACGCGCTGTTCGCGCTGCTGTCCGAGCGCGAGCGACTGCAGCAGGCGGGACGCAGGAACGGAGGGGTCGCATGAGTCTGGCTGGTGCACGGGCAGGTGTCGCTGCCGGGCGCAGCCTCACCGGAGGAACGGACACGTGACGTTCCTCGCGCCGCTCTTCCTGGTCGGCCTGCTTGCCGTGGGCGTACCTGTGGCGCTGCACCTGATGCACCGCGAGCGGCCGGACGCCGTGCGCTTTCCGTCGCTGATGTTCCTCAAGCAGATCCCGCACAAATCAGTGCGCAGGCGACGCCTGCGCGACCATCTGCTCCTGGCGGCGCGCGTGCTCGCGCTGGTGCTGCTGGCCGCCGCGTTCGCGCGGCCCTTCGTCGATCGCGTGCCGGCAGCAGGCAGCGCACTGCTTCCGGCGCGTGACCTCGTCGTGCTGATCGATCGCTCCTACAGCATGGGGCACGGCGACCGTTTCGACCGCGCGCTGGACGCCGCGCGTTCGCAGGTCGACGGGCTCCGGCGGGAGGACCGCGCGGCGATCGCGTTCTTCGACGAGCGTGCCGACGTCGTCACCGTGCAGACGGGTGATCGCGCCGTGCTGCGCGCAGCACTCGACACCGCCCAGGTGGGGCCGCGGCGCACCAGCTACAGTGCAGCGCTCCGGGCGGCGCAGGCGCTGCTCGATGCGTCCGAACGGCCACAGCGGGAGGTCGTGCTGATCAGCGACTTCCAGCAGGGCGGCTGGGACGGCGACGAAAGCGCGCGGCTGCCCGAGGGCATGAGCTTGACGACGGTGCCGATCACGGATGATGCACCGGCGAACACCATGCTGGCCGGTGTCTCGATCGCGCGTGAGCAGTTCGAGGGACGGGAGCGCGTGCGTGTCACGGCACGCATCGCTCATCGCGGTGCAGCGGCCCGCAGCGGAACGGCTGCCCTGGAGGTGAACGGCCAGGCGGTGCAGTCCGTGCCCTTCCAGGTCGAGGCGGGCGGCGTGAGCGACGTCGCATTCGCGCCGCTCACCCTGCCCGCCGGAGCGGCACGCGGCACCGTTCGGCTCGATCCCGACGACCTCGCCGCGGACGACACGTACCATCTCGTGCTCAGCGCCGCGCGGCCGCTGCGCGTGCTGCTCGTCGAGGGACCCGGCAGCAGCGCGCCGTCCGGGCTGTACCTGCGTCGCGCGCTGGCCGTGGGCCAGGATCCTGCGTTCGCGGTGAGTGCAACCGGCGCCATCGGCGCGGGCGACCTCGCCGATGCCGACGTCGTGCTGCTGAACGGTGCACGGTGGCCGACCGGTACGGCCGGAGAGCGGCTGGACGCGTTCATCGCGGGCGGCGGCGGTGTGCTCGCCGTCCTCGGCGCCACCGGCAGTCTGCCAGGCTGGGTCGGGCAGGCGGATGCCCCCGTCGACCGGACGCGGGGCGGGGGTGGCGCGATCGGCTGGGCGGAGTACACGCATCCCGCGCTGGAGCTGTTCCGCGATCCGCGCAACGGTGATCTCGGCAGTGCGCGCCAGTACCGGTACCGCGCCCTGCAGCCGGGCGACTCCACGCGTGTGCTCGCACGGTTCGACGATGGCGGCGCCGCCATCCTGGAGACGCGTCGCGGCCGTGGCCGGGTGGTCGTCCTCACGTCCACGCTCGACACCTACTGGAGCGATCTGCCGCTGCAGCCGGTGTTCGTGCCGCTGCTGCACCGGCTGACGGCGTACGGCGCCGACTGGCGGGCGGAGCGGCCGGCCATGACCGTGGGCGACGCCCTGGTCGTCGAGGACAGCATGCTCACGGTGGTCGCGCCAGACGGGACGCCAGTGCAGGCCGGCGGCGGTCGCGGCGGCGCCGTGCTCCGTCTCGATCAGCCCGGCTTCTACGAGCTGCGGGAGCCGGCCGGCTCGAACGTGGTCCGCACCATTGCGGCAAACGTCGATCGGGCCGAGTCCGATCTGACGGCGATGCAACCGGTGGCGCTCGCGTCGGCAGCGTCAGCGCGGGCGCGTGACGGGGCTGCCATGACGGATGCGGCGGTGCTCACGCTCGAGGAGCGCGAGCGCCGCCAGGCGCTCTGGTGGTACGTGCTCGCGGCGGCGATCCTGCTGCTCGCGGTGGAGACAGTCCTGGCGACACGGCCCTCCCGTGCATTGCGAAGCGGAGGCACACCATGAAGCGAAGCGATCCGAGGCTGCTCGACCTGATCCGCGCCGTCCGGAACCGCTGGCGCGCCAAGCTGCTCGTTCGCGGACTCGCGTTCACCGGTGCCGCTGCGCTCGCGCTCTTCGTGCTGCTGTCGTACGTCGTGAGCCGGAGCGGGTTCACACCGGCCGCGGTGATCACGCTGCGCGTGCTCGGCTGGGGAGGCGTACTTGCCGTCGCGTGGTACTGGCTCGTGCGACCATTGCTGCGCCGTCCGTCCGATCAGCAGGTCGCGCTGTACATCGAGGAGAACGAGCCCGCGCTGCGCAATGCCCTCGTCAGCTCGATCGACAGCCCGGATGCATCGCCCACCCTGCTGCAGCACACGCTGGAGCAGGCGCTGCGGCGGATGCATACCATCGACGATGGCCGAGACTTCGAGCGGCGCGACCTGCGCTGGTCCGGCGCCATGCTCGCCGGCGTCGTGGTCCTGGCGCTCGCGCTGGTTGCAGCTCGGCCGGTGACACTCCGGCACGGCGCGGATGCGCTGCTGAACCCGATCGCGCGGGTGGAGAGCGCGCAGCCGTTCAGCATCGATGTGCTGCCGGGTGATACGACCATCGCGCGCGGGGCGGACGCGACGGTGCACGGACTGCTGCGCGGCTTCACGGCGGCAGGAGCGGACGTGCTGGTGCGCACCGGCTCCGACTCTTCGTTCGCGCGCATCCCCATGGAGCAGGCCGACGACAGCACCACGTTCGAGGCCATGCTCTTCACGCTGCGCTCCGACGCCGAGTACTTCATCGAGTCCGGCGACGTGCGCTCGCGCGTGCACCGCATCACGGTCGCGGATCTGCCGTACGTCGAGCGGCTCGCGATGGAGTACGTGTTCCCGGCCTACACGCGCCTGCCGCCGCAGGTGATCGAGATCGGGGGCGACATAGCGGCGTTGCGCGGCACGACCGTGCGCCTGACGGCGACGCCGACGGTGCCGGTGAGCGGGGGCCGGATCGTGCTCGAGGGCGGCGCGACGCGGCCTCTTACCGTACGGGCGGATGGCACGCTGACCGGCGAACTCACCGTGCAGGATCCGGGTTATTACCATCTCGAGCTGGACGCGGGCAGCGGCATGCTGGAGGCGTCGCCGCGGTATACGATCGATGTGCTCGACGATCGCGGACCGACCGTCCGCTTCAGCAGCCCCGGCCGGGACACGCGGCCGACCAGCATCGAGGAAGTGTATCTCGAGGCGCAGGCGGACGATGATTACGGCGTCGCGCGCATCGAGCTGGTCTACTCGGTGAATGGCGGTGCCGAGCAGAGCGTGCCGATCTACCAGGGGCGCGCGCTCCAGCAGGTCACGGCCGGGCACACGGTCTATCTCGAGGAGATGAACCTCGAGGCCGGCGACCTGGTCTCCTACTACGCACGGGCCCGCGACAACAGCACACACGAGGTCACGAGCGACATCTACTTTCTCGCGATCCGGCCCTTCGGTCGCGACTACAGGCAGGCCGAGCAGGCACCGCCCGCGGGCGCGCAGCAGGGAGAGGAGAGCGGTGACCTGACGCAGACGCAGCGCGAGATCATTGCAGCGACGTTCAACGTGATCCGCGCGGGGGATCAGCAGGACCGCGGCGACGACCTGAACACGATCGCACTCGCGCAGGAACGACTGCGGGGGCAGGTCGAGACGCTCGCGCAGCGCATGCACGGCCGCGGCATCACGGCCGACACCTCGTTCCGCAGGATCGCCGAGGTCCTGCCGCAGGCCATGCGCGAGATGGAGGCAGCGGTGCGCTCGCTCCGCGCCGGCGAGCCGGATGCGGCACTGCCCAGTGAGCAGCGCGCGCTGCAACAGCTTCAGCGCGCCGAGGCGATGTACCGCGACGTGCAGGTCGCGATGCAGCAGGACGGCGGTGGAGGGGGCAGTGGCGGTGCACCCGACGCCGAGGACCTGGCGGACCTCTTCGAGCTCGAGCTCGACCGGCTGCAGAACCAGTACGAGACGGTGCAGCAGGGACAGCAGGAGGCCACGCAACAGGGCATGGATGCCACGCTCGAGCGGCTGCGCGAGCTCGCGCGGCGCCAGCAGCAGGAGCTGGAACGGCAGCGTCGCACGGCCGCGTCGCAGAACGGGCAGGGCGGTGGCAGCGCGTCGCAGCGACAGCTCGCCGAGGAGACGGAGCAGGCGGCGCGTCAGCTGGAACGACTCGCCAGGGAGACCGGCCGCCGCGATCTCGAGGAAACTGCGCGCCGGATGCAGGAGGCCGCTGACGCCATGCGTCGCGCGGCCGCCGACCGGCGCAGTGGCAGCACCGCGCAGGCGCAGGACGCACTGGAACGACTCGACGACGCGCGCCGTCGCCTGGAGCAGAACCAGTCGCAGCAGCTCGACGAGGAAACGGAGCGCGCGCGTCGCGATCTGCAGCGGCTGGCCGAGCAGCAGGAGCGCGTTGCCGAGGGGATGCGCGACCTCCAGCAGCAGACCGGGGCGGAGCGCTCGCAGCGGGCGGACGAGCTGATCGAGCAGAAGACGGAGATGGCCGAGCGGCTCGGCGAGCTGGAACAACGGCTCGACGGGATGGCGAGTGGGGTGCGCGACCGCCAGAATGCTGCGCGCCAGCTGCGCGCGGCGGCCGGCGCGATCCGCGATCAGCAGCTGCGCGAGATGCTCGAGTGGTCGCGCAACCTGACGCAGCCACAGGCGCCGCCGGAGCAGGTCGAGCGCATGGAGCAGCAGATCGCGGCCGGCATCGAGAAGGTCCGCGAGCGGCTCGACAGTGCGCAGGTCGCACTGGCCTCCGGGCAGCAGGCCGAGGACGCGCAGCGGGCGATCGAGCGCGCGGCCGAGCTCGCCCGCGGGCTCGAGTCGCTGCAGGCGCAGGCCGAGGCACAGGCGTCCGCGGAGCGGCAGTCACAACCCGGGCAGCAGGCGCAGCAGTCCGCACAATCCGGGGACGGCACGCCGCGCGGTGGCGGCGACGGACGGCAGCTCCGCAATGCGCTGCGGCAGCGGATCGCCGAGGCGGAGGAATTGCGCCAGCAGCTGCGGCGCGGCGGGATCGACGCGGATCAGCTCGAGGATGTGCTCTCCGCAATGCGCGGCCTGGATCGCGCCGGTGCGCTGACCGATCCCGAGGCGCTCACGCGCCTGCGGCGCGACCTCGTGGATGGGGCGCGGGAGCTGGAGTTCGCCCTGCGCCGTGCACTGCTGGCCGGGCGCGAAGATGCGCCACGGATACGCAGCAGCGGCCAGGTCGCGGAGGAGTTCCGTCGCATGGTCGAAGAGTACTACCGCGCGCTTGCGCGGCAGCCGTAACCTCAAACGGAGTACCTGATGCAGATGAATCGACTGCCGGTCGCGGCCGCGCTGATGCTGCCGCTCCTCTTCACTGCCGCCGTGCCGGACACGGTGCAGCGTTTCGAAATCGATCGGAACCACAGCCGCGTCGGCTTCGCCGTACGTCACATGGGTGTCGCGACCGTACGTGGCGAGTTCCGCGAGTTCGAGGGACACCTGCTGCTGAACAGCGAGGACATCACGCAGTCGACTGCTCAGGTCGTCATCCAGACCGCGACGATCGATACCGGCAACGAGCGCCGCGACAACCATCTGCGCAGCGACGACTTCTTCAATGCGGAGCGCTTTCCGACGATCACGTTCGACGGACGGCGCGTCGAGCAGACCGGGGATGGCTATGCGCTCGTGGGCGATCTCACGATCCGTGACGTGACGAAGGAGGTCAGGATCCCCTTCGAGCTGAACGGCCCGATCACGCTCGACGGCCGGCAGCGGCTGGGCGCCGAGGGGGAGGTGGAGATCGATCGCAAGGAGTTCAACCTGCTCTGGAACAACATGGTCGAGGGCATCAGCGTCGTGAGCGACGATGTCCGCATCGAGCTCGCGATCGAGGCAGCTACCCCGCGCCCGCAGAGCTGAAGCGACCGGTGGAACAGCTCCGGCCGCGTACGCGCGCCCGTCTCACGGCGGGCGCGTTTCTGCTTCCGGGCTGGCGGCAGCGCACCGCGCTCACTATTCATTGCGCCGCCGACCCCCGACCCGATGGAAGGTAGTGCTGATGGCTCGATATCTCGGCGCGCACACGAGCGACAACGGCGGCCTGCACATGACCGCGCGGCGCGCCGGGAGTGCCGGCATGACCGCACTCCAGATCTTCACCGCGATCCCGAAGTTCTACGGCGACAAGTCGAACATCAATCCGGATCGTGCCGAGCGCTTCCGCAGCGCCCTGGCGGAAACGGACGTGCGGCCGGAGCACGTCGTCGTGCATGCGGCGTACGTGCTGAGCGTCGCCACGGCCGACCAGGCAAAGTGGGACCGCGCGGCTGCCGGCCTCGCCAGGGAGATGGAGCGCTCCAGCATCCTGGGCGTCGGCCAGGTCTGCTTCCATCCGGGCTCCGCCAGTGATGGCGATCCCGTAGCCGCTGCGGAACGCGTCGCCAGGGCCATGGTTCACGCGCTCGAGCATACGCCTGATTCGCCGACGCGCCTGCTCGTCGAGAACACGGCCGGCGCTGGCAAGACCATCGGCCGGACCGCAGAGGAGATCGCGCTGATCCTGTCGCACATCCCGAAGGCACTGCGCGCTCGTGCCGGCTACGGCCTGGATACGTGCCATCTCCACGCGTCCGGCTATGACATCCACACGTCGCAGGAGCGGTTCACCGCGATCCTGGACGAGTTCGAGCAGGCGATCGGTGAGGCACCCGCGTTCTTTCACCTGAACGACAGCGCCAACGATTTCGCGTCCAACCGGGATCGTCACACCAACATCGGGGAAGGCACGATCGGCGTGGAGCCGTTCCGCTGGCTGTTCCAGGATCGCCGCTCCTTCGATATCCCGCTGATCCTCGAGACACCGGAAGAGAACACGACGCCGTCGCCGGACGATCCCGCCGCGGATCCCTGGCACGTTGCAATGCTGGAACTGCTGCGGAGCTTCGACTGATGCCGAACACGCGCGAAGTGCTCGAGTCACGCTCCGAGAACGAGCTGCCGCGCGTGCTTGTCGGGCTGCTGCGCGTGCCCCTCTTCTACAAGATCCTCGGCGCGAACGCGGTCATCACCGTGCTCAGCGGGCTGGCCGTCGTGTTCGCCGTGCACCGCGAGCTCGGCACGGACGCGGTGACCGACACGATCCTGCTGGTGGCACTGCTCACGGTGCTGCTGAGTCTCGTCGTGAACGCGATCATCGTGCGCTTCGCACTCTGGCCGATCGACCGGCTCGAGCACACCGCTTCGATGGTGCACGCCGGTGACGAGGCCGCACGAGCGCAGGCCACCGTTCTCGCCGATCGCAAGCTCGCGCGGCTGATCTCGACCTTCAACGAGATGCTCGATCGGGCCGCTGCGCAGCGGCAGCGGCTGCGCGAGGTCAACCAGCGCGCACTCGCGGCCGCCGAGGACGAGCGACTGCGCATCGCCCGGGAGCTGCACGACGGCACCGCACAGACGCTCGCGGCGCTGCGCGTCCGGTTGAAGCTCGCCCGCAGCATTTCGGACCCGGCGAAACAGAGTGCATTGCTCGAGGACATCTCGGAGGAGATCTCCTCCGCCATCGAGGAGGTGCGACGCATGGCGCGCGGGCTGCGGCCCCCGGCGCTCGACATGCTCGGCCTCGCACCCGCCATCGAGTCCCGCGCGCGAGCCATTGCCGAGGCCGGCGGAATGCGCCTCGAGCTCGCCGTCGAGGACCAGGAGCGGCTGCTTCCGCCAGAGGTCGAGCTGGCGGTGTACCGCATCGTCCAGGAGTCCCTGTCCAACGTGGTACGCCACGCGGGCGCGGAAACCGTGTTCGTCGGCCTCGCGCGCAACCAGGGGGTCCTGGAGATCGTCATCCGCGACGACGGGCGCGGCTTCGACCTCGAGCATACATTGGACGACAGCGGGCGCGGCCTCGGCCTGTTCGGCATGCAGGAGCGCGCATCCTACATCGGCGGCACCGTCGACATCGATACGAGCCCCGGACGCGGCACGCAGGTGCGTGTGCGCATCCCCATCACGGAGAGCGAACGTGGCGGCACCTGACACCATCCGGATCCTCCTCTGCGACGACCACCTCGTCCTGCGCGCCGGCCTCAAGGCGCTGCTCGACAACGAGGAGGATTTCGTCGTGGTAGGCGAGGCGTCGACCGGTGAGGAAGCGATCGAGCGTTGCGAGCTGCTCAAGCCCGACGTCGTCGTCATGGACCTCTCCATGCCGGGCATGGGCGGCCTCGAGGCGACGCGCCAGATCGCCAGGGACGGGCGCTCCCGGGTGCTCGTGCTCACCATGCACGCCGAGGACGAGTACCTCCTCGCCGTGCTGGAGGCCGGCGGCAGCGGCTACGTCCGCAAGACGTCCGCCGATGAAGACCTGATCAGCGCGATCCGCACCGTCGCACGCGACGAGGTGTTCCTCTACCCGAATGCAGCCAAGCTGCTGCTGCAGGGCTTCCGCGTGAAGAAGGAGGAGCAGGCCAATGACCCGCTGAAGAAGCTGACCGACCGCGAGCGCGACGTCATGGCCATGACCGCCGAGGGCTTCTCCTCCAGCGAGATCGGCGAGAAGCTCTTCATCTCGCCCAAGACGGTCGACACCTACCGCTCGCGCATCATGGAAAAGCTCGGCCTGACCCACAGGTCCGAGCTGGTGCGCTTCGCGCTCAATGCGGGGCTGCTCAAGCCGGAGAAGGAGTAGGCCGTCGACACGGCGCGAGGAGAAGAGCAAACAGAATCTACCACGGAGTACACTGAGCACGGCCGAGGCAGGCGGCGAGGGCGCTGCTCGCAGGATCTTATTCGCTGCGGAGCGCGTTGGTGGTCCTCTGCGGCTGCTCTCCGTGTGTTCTGTGCTCTCCGTGGTAGAAGGTTACGTTCCTAGCCCTTGATCATCTCGGCGATGCCGCCGGCCGTCTCCAGCGCCCGCGTCCCTGCGGCCGGCGGGCGGTAGAGCAGCACCGGCATCATCGTGCCGCGTACCACCTTGTCGGCCACACTCCCGAGCGTCACGCGCGACCAGCCGCCACGGCCGTGCGTCGCGAGTGCGATCAGGTCGGCACCGTGCAGTCCCGCGTACTCCAGGATCGCGACCGCGGGTGAGGCGTGCGTTTCGACAGCGATGTCGATCTCGATATCCGCTGCCACCCGTCGCGCGACGGATTCGAGGTAGCGCTGCGCTGCGCGACGCTCGCTCCTGGCGTCGCTGTCCACCGGCTGCGGCGCCATGACCTGCAGCAGCGTGATGCGGGCCCCCGAGAGCTGGGCGAGCGCAAGCGCCGGGCTCAGAATTCCCTCCGACAGGTCCGAGCCGTCCAGCGGGATCAGCATGTGCGACGTCTGCGGCTCGCACGTCATTACCACGTCCTCGTCGCGCGGTCGAAGCAGCAGCACCGGTACACTCGTCCGCCGGACCAGCGCATCGGCGACACTGCCAAGCCAGGCCCGGCTGATCCCGCCCCGACCGTGGGTCGTCATCACGATCAGGTCGACCTCGGCGTCCGTTGCGTATGACACCAGCGTGGGCACGGTGGGCGCGTTCAGGAGGTCCGTACGCACCGCGACACCACACGTCTGCAGCACCCGGTCCGCGACACGCGCCAGATAGGCGGCCTCCTGCTCCCGCAGTGTCCGGTCG harbors:
- a CDS encoding YceI family protein; the protein is MQMNRLPVAAALMLPLLFTAAVPDTVQRFEIDRNHSRVGFAVRHMGVATVRGEFREFEGHLLLNSEDITQSTAQVVIQTATIDTGNERRDNHLRSDDFFNAERFPTITFDGRRVEQTGDGYALVGDLTIRDVTKEVRIPFELNGPITLDGRQRLGAEGEVEIDRKEFNLLWNNMVEGISVVSDDVRIELAIEAATPRPQS
- a CDS encoding deoxyribonuclease IV, with the translated sequence MARYLGAHTSDNGGLHMTARRAGSAGMTALQIFTAIPKFYGDKSNINPDRAERFRSALAETDVRPEHVVVHAAYVLSVATADQAKWDRAAAGLAREMERSSILGVGQVCFHPGSASDGDPVAAAERVARAMVHALEHTPDSPTRLLVENTAGAGKTIGRTAEEIALILSHIPKALRARAGYGLDTCHLHASGYDIHTSQERFTAILDEFEQAIGEAPAFFHLNDSANDFASNRDRHTNIGEGTIGVEPFRWLFQDRRSFDIPLILETPEENTTPSPDDPAADPWHVAMLELLRSFD
- a CDS encoding sensor histidine kinase, whose amino-acid sequence is MPNTREVLESRSENELPRVLVGLLRVPLFYKILGANAVITVLSGLAVVFAVHRELGTDAVTDTILLVALLTVLLSLVVNAIIVRFALWPIDRLEHTASMVHAGDEAARAQATVLADRKLARLISTFNEMLDRAAAQRQRLREVNQRALAAAEDERLRIARELHDGTAQTLAALRVRLKLARSISDPAKQSALLEDISEEISSAIEEVRRMARGLRPPALDMLGLAPAIESRARAIAEAGGMRLELAVEDQERLLPPEVELAVYRIVQESLSNVVRHAGAETVFVGLARNQGVLEIVIRDDGRGFDLEHTLDDSGRGLGLFGMQERASYIGGTVDIDTSPGRGTQVRVRIPITESERGGT
- a CDS encoding response regulator transcription factor, producing the protein MAAPDTIRILLCDDHLVLRAGLKALLDNEEDFVVVGEASTGEEAIERCELLKPDVVVMDLSMPGMGGLEATRQIARDGRSRVLVLTMHAEDEYLLAVLEAGGSGYVRKTSADEDLISAIRTVARDEVFLYPNAAKLLLQGFRVKKEEQANDPLKKLTDRERDVMAMTAEGFSSSEIGEKLFISPKTVDTYRSRIMEKLGLTHRSELVRFALNAGLLKPEKE
- a CDS encoding universal stress protein, producing the protein MAATILVPLDSSRFGEHALPVAVGIARRTGARVHVVHCHEPPLPPMYPVSGAPYDAQLDRTLREQEAAYLARVADRVLQTCGVAVRTDLLNAPTVPTLVSYATDAEVDLIVMTTHGRGGISRAWLGSVADALVRRTSVPVLLLRPRDEDVVMTCEPQTSHMLIPLDGSDLSEGILSPALALAQLSGARITLLQVMAPQPVDSDARSERRAAQRYLESVARRVAADIEIDIAVETHASPAVAILEYAGLHGADLIALATHGRGGWSRVTLGSVADKVVRGTMMPVLLYRPPAAGTRALETAGGIAEMIKG